TTTCACCTTACCTGGGGAAAAAAAGGCGCTCTTTCTTCAACCGCATCTCACTGACTGAACAGTTTCAATACAGTCAATAATGAAACGTAGTCTGCTGTAATCTGGTATCGACGTATCCACCGAAAAACAGAACGATTATTTTTCTACAATCGAGGCCGTTGTAATAAAATCCAAGCGAGGAAATTCTCGCTTCAGATAGTGATTGCCTTCGTACTGAATTCTTGCCTGTGTTGGTCCACGGCCTGCCGGAGATCCTTCACCATATCCGGAGTAGAGCGCCTCAACTATTTTCATATCGGCCTCTGACACAAATCCGAAAGGCGCAAATCCATACCCGTCGAGCCTGCGATTGTCATTATAGTTAATAAAGATTTGAGTCGTTCTTGAATCAGGAGCACCCGTCTTGGCAAACGAGACGTACCCCTTGAGATTGGGCTTTACCACCGGGTCGTCCTGAATCGTCCGGTCCCGCCACTTCTTCTGGACTTCCGGGTCACCGTTAATACCAAACTGCGCCATAAACCCATCGATGACTCGAAAAAAAGCACAGTCATTGTAAAACCCGGCTTGAACCAGTTTATAAAACTGATCTGCTCCGTTCGGACACCAGCTGCGAGTTACATCAATATGGAATGTACCTCGAGTGGTCTGCATTTTGACACGATAGGTTTCAGGCGCCTGAGCCTGAAGTGAAGTTTGATTTCCCATCCAGACAGACGAGCTCAGAGCCGCTGCTACAATCAGTAAGGTCTTTCTTGATATCACGCTTTTCATTCCTTTAAAAGACGCTCAATGAAAATTTATATCGGCGAAAGTTTAGTTGAAATCAGCTTTTTATCACAAGATCGATTCAGCAGCTCTGCCTGTTCTGAAACGCAAATCTACTGACTCGTTAAAAATAAAAAAAGCCGCCGCGAATCAGGGGGGGAGAATTCGCGACGGCCAGAGCCCGGGGCTGCTGACGATCAGCCCCTCTGCAGATCCCGCGATCTGCAACTTTATGGAGTCGCCCACGATTGTGGACAACTCCGTTTTCCTTAGTATCCGAGGAGTGCTTCCTCTTCTTCTTCCTGGATGATGATACGGGGAGTGACCATCATCATCAGACTTTCTGTTTCACGCCCCACCCCGGTATTCTTGAATAGACGGCTGACATAGGGCAGTTTATTCAGAATCGGAACACCGGCCATGCTGCGACCTTCACGGAGTCGTTTAACACCGCCCAGGAGCACAGTACCACCGTCGGGCACACTGACTGTGGTTGTCACAGTCACCTGTTCGACCACAGGCTGCTGAATCGTCGTGGTTCCCAGACCACCACCCTGCTGGCCTTGCTGACCCTGCTGGCCCTGTTGACCTTGCTGGCCACCCTGGCCACCCTGGCCTGTGCCGCCGGCACCACCAATACCACCCACACCCGTTCCTACTCCGTTTCCGAAGTTTCCACCACCCTGCTGACCCAGCTGGCCACCCTGCTGGCCTTGCTGACCCTGTTGACCCTGCTGGCCGCCGGTTGTCCCCCCCTGGAAGGAGAAGGTAAAGACATCGGTGACGTTGGTGAAGTTAGGATTAACTGAGAGTCGTACATAGCGTCGGTCTGCAGAGATCACAGCCGAGACTGTTAAGGAGACCCCTTCAGGAATGTTTGCGATGATTGGCGTGAACCCGACAGCAAAGTTACCTACCGTTGGTACCAGACTGATCACGAAAGGCCGCGATACGTTACTGGTCACAAAGGCAACCTGACCGTTGAAGAGTGTCACTTTCGGAGCAAACATCAGGTTTGATCGTTCATCTGCCTGAGCAGCGTTGATGAAGAAGAAAGCTTCGATGTCACTCAGAATAGCCAGACCCACGTTCACACCGGCATTTGCATTGAAGCTACCGAATTCAGGTACACCGATTTCAAATGATCCCTGGCGGAACTGTACATCCAGGTCGGGAGTGAAGGACTCCGGTGAGGCCATCCCGACGACAGTACCTGATTTGGGCCAGTTATCAAAATTGAGCAGAGTCCTTGTGGGTGGATCACTGAATGGTGCAACCCCTTGTCCACCCGTCTGACCACTCGATGTGGTCGTCTGCCCCTGCTGTCCCTGTTGTCCCCCCTGTTGTCCCCCCTGCTGACCACCACCAGTCTGGCTGGTATTCAGCAGGTTGACCTGACCGAAGGCAGGAACCGGGTTACCGTTATTATCGACAGTAGGACTACCTACGGTATCCGCTACGTTAAAGTCAAAGTCGACCCCAATTCGTTCGAAGAACCGGTCAGATACGGTGACGAAGCGAACTTCGATTGTTACCTGCAGGTCCTGCAATCTTCGCAGCTGTTCCAGCAGGTTGGCAATTTCATCATGGACTTTCTGGGTCTGGCGAATGACCAGACTCAATGTTGTTTCAAAAGGACGAACACTGCCTGCTCCACCAATCTCTTCCCAGGAATCGGGTTCGACGGTCGAGACAATCAGTTCAGTCAGAGAATCAAAGTCGATATTGGATCCCCCACCGGCAACCTGAGCTGTCGCTCCGTTGTTGTTCCAGGGATTGGAGCC
The sequence above is a segment of the Gimesia algae genome. Coding sequences within it:
- a CDS encoding peptidylprolyl isomerase, whose translation is MISRKTLLIVAAALSSSVWMGNQTSLQAQAPETYRVKMQTTRGTFHIDVTRSWCPNGADQFYKLVQAGFYNDCAFFRVIDGFMAQFGINGDPEVQKKWRDRTIQDDPVVKPNLKGYVSFAKTGAPDSRTTQIFINYNDNRRLDGYGFAPFGFVSEADMKIVEALYSGYGEGSPAGRGPTQARIQYEGNHYLKREFPRLDFITTASIVEK